The Lentzea guizhouensis genome contains a region encoding:
- a CDS encoding ABC transporter permease — protein sequence MRFFGHALHAEWVKLRSLQSTWNTLACLFGVGLGVTFLATSKVGEQYGSASAAEKLAWDPTERSLTAYLVAQLVIGVLGTLVVTSEYATGLVRTSLTVTPRRHRLLAAKVVLATAVAVVAGQALMFATFLIGQTLFAAQGVPSARLGDPGVLSAVVGGGLYLAAIALLAIGLGTIMRATAGALTTLVGIVFLVPGLAGLFPSWVQGVFDYWPTQGAAAVFATVPDPAYPDPWLNLGGMCLGVAAVLAAAFVVFQRRDV from the coding sequence ATGAGGTTCTTCGGCCATGCGTTGCACGCGGAGTGGGTAAAGCTGCGCAGCCTGCAGTCCACCTGGAACACGCTCGCCTGCCTGTTCGGGGTGGGGCTGGGCGTCACGTTCCTCGCCACGAGCAAGGTGGGTGAGCAGTACGGGAGCGCGTCGGCCGCCGAGAAGCTGGCGTGGGACCCGACCGAGCGCAGCCTGACCGCGTACCTGGTGGCCCAGCTGGTCATCGGCGTGCTCGGAACGCTCGTGGTGACCTCCGAGTACGCGACCGGGCTGGTGCGGACGTCGCTGACGGTCACTCCACGCCGGCACCGGCTGCTCGCGGCGAAGGTGGTGCTGGCCACCGCGGTCGCCGTGGTGGCGGGTCAGGCGCTGATGTTCGCCACCTTCCTCATCGGGCAGACGCTCTTCGCGGCCCAAGGGGTGCCGAGCGCGCGGCTCGGCGACCCCGGCGTGCTCTCGGCCGTCGTGGGCGGCGGGCTCTACCTGGCGGCGATCGCGTTGCTGGCGATCGGGCTCGGCACGATCATGCGCGCCACGGCGGGTGCGCTCACCACACTGGTGGGCATCGTGTTCCTGGTGCCGGGCCTGGCGGGGCTGTTCCCGTCGTGGGTCCAGGGCGTGTTCGACTACTGGCCGACGCAGGGGGCCGCGGCGGTGTTCGCGACGGTGCCGGACCCGGCCTACCCGGACCCGTGGCTGAACCTGGGCGGGATGTGCCTCGGGGTGGCGGCGGTGCTGGCTGCCGCGTTCGTCGTCTTCCAGCGCCGTGACGTGTGA
- a CDS encoding LysR family transcriptional regulator, producing MSEMTLAGLRVVVEVARRGSFTAAADVLGYTQSAVSRQVGAVETAVGSPLFERWARGVRPTAACEALLRHAAGPSRLEAAELRRWRLKEAHPALTVRLGEAGSPVLLRRLRAGRIEVAVIAVGNGLPDYDLAGLRTESVPGGRGFGVAVANGHLFASQAEVDVRDLAGQVWIVGAGQEGDPQFGAWPTLAAPVIGHEARTWQTRLGLVAAGLGVSVLPGLAADVVPRGVTWVPVNDPGLVERRRTVVVTAEDRSPAADAFVRAVRGEQEPVPARTSG from the coding sequence ATGTCGGAGATGACCTTGGCCGGGTTGCGCGTCGTCGTCGAGGTCGCGCGGCGGGGCTCGTTCACCGCCGCGGCCGACGTCCTCGGGTACACGCAGTCCGCGGTCTCCCGGCAGGTGGGCGCGGTGGAGACGGCGGTCGGCAGCCCGTTGTTCGAACGGTGGGCGCGCGGCGTGCGTCCCACGGCCGCCTGCGAGGCGCTGCTGCGGCACGCGGCGGGACCGTCGCGCCTGGAGGCCGCCGAGCTGAGGCGTTGGCGCTTGAAGGAAGCCCACCCCGCGCTGACCGTCCGGCTCGGTGAGGCGGGCAGCCCGGTGTTGCTGCGCAGGCTCCGCGCGGGGCGGATCGAGGTCGCGGTGATCGCGGTCGGCAACGGCCTGCCCGACTACGACCTCGCCGGGCTGCGGACCGAGTCCGTGCCCGGCGGGCGCGGGTTCGGTGTCGCGGTGGCGAACGGGCATTTGTTCGCCTCGCAGGCGGAGGTCGACGTGCGCGACCTCGCCGGGCAGGTGTGGATCGTTGGCGCCGGCCAGGAAGGCGATCCGCAGTTCGGTGCGTGGCCCACGTTGGCGGCGCCGGTGATCGGGCACGAGGCCCGCACCTGGCAGACCCGGCTCGGGCTGGTGGCCGCCGGGCTGGGCGTGTCCGTCCTGCCCGGACTGGCCGCCGACGTCGTCCCGCGTGGTGTCACGTGGGTTCCGGTCAACGACCCCGGCCTGGTCGAGCGGCGCCGGACGGTGGTCGTCACGGCCGAGGACCGCTCCCCCGCCGCCGACGCGTTCGTGCGGGCGGTGCGGGGCGAACAGGAACCGGTGCCGGCTCGCACTTCTGGGTAG
- a CDS encoding SDR family oxidoreductase, with the protein MSTFFITGASRGIGRELVEQVLARGHRVAATLRDPRRLDDLAERYGDRLWRRALDVTDTARVEEVLGEAFREHGRIDVVVSNAGSGVFGAAEDLTDAQVEESIATNLTASVQLARRAVPLLREQGGGVFVQLSSMGGHITFPGFAIYHATKWGVEGYFEALAAEVAPFGISTVLVEPGMVRTSFYEAAQRVPLSEPYVGGPADTPPPALESMPGSQSGVANAIIEAALSDAPPLRLLLNSDAYELVTGAVRERLAGFEGQKESAFTADHEV; encoded by the coding sequence ATGTCCACTTTCTTCATCACAGGAGCCTCCCGGGGAATCGGACGAGAGCTGGTCGAGCAGGTGCTGGCGCGGGGACACCGCGTGGCTGCGACGTTGCGCGACCCGCGACGGCTGGACGACCTGGCCGAGCGGTACGGCGACAGGCTGTGGCGCCGTGCCCTCGACGTCACCGACACGGCGCGGGTCGAGGAGGTGCTGGGTGAGGCCTTCCGGGAGCACGGCCGGATCGACGTCGTGGTCTCCAACGCGGGCAGCGGTGTGTTCGGGGCGGCCGAGGACCTGACCGACGCGCAGGTCGAGGAGTCGATCGCCACCAACCTCACCGCGTCCGTCCAGCTCGCCCGGCGGGCCGTGCCGTTGCTGCGGGAGCAGGGCGGTGGGGTGTTCGTGCAGCTGTCCAGCATGGGCGGGCACATCACGTTCCCCGGTTTCGCGATCTACCACGCCACCAAGTGGGGTGTGGAGGGGTACTTCGAGGCGCTGGCGGCCGAGGTCGCGCCGTTCGGGATCAGCACGGTGCTGGTCGAGCCCGGCATGGTCAGGACGAGCTTCTACGAGGCGGCTCAACGGGTTCCGCTCAGCGAGCCGTACGTCGGCGGGCCCGCGGACACCCCGCCGCCCGCGCTGGAGTCGATGCCGGGGAGCCAGTCCGGGGTGGCCAACGCGATCATCGAGGCCGCGCTGTCCGACGCGCCGCCGTTGCGCCTGCTGCTCAACTCCGACGCCTACGAGCTGGTGACCGGTGCCGTGCGCGAGAGGCTCGCGGGGTTCGAGGGGCAGAAGGAGTCCGCCTTCACCGCGGACCACGAGGTGTGA
- a CDS encoding GNAT family N-acetyltransferase has translation MAHPPHPVASTFTIREARADDWPQIWPIIQDVVTEQQTVPYDPEMRESDAERMWLLAAPARVVVAVDDRGVAGTANMYANRPGPGNHIASGTLMVARRARGAGVGRALTTDLIAWARRSGFAAVQFNAVVETNAAAVRLYESLAFVTLGVAPRAFRHPVLGEVGLRIMWLDL, from the coding sequence GTGGCTCATCCTCCGCACCCCGTCGCGTCCACCTTCACGATCCGCGAGGCCCGCGCCGACGACTGGCCGCAGATCTGGCCGATCATCCAGGACGTCGTCACCGAACAGCAGACCGTCCCCTACGACCCCGAGATGCGCGAGTCCGACGCCGAGCGGATGTGGCTGCTCGCCGCACCGGCACGGGTGGTGGTGGCCGTCGACGACCGGGGTGTGGCCGGCACGGCGAACATGTACGCGAACCGGCCGGGGCCGGGGAACCACATCGCCTCCGGGACGCTGATGGTCGCCCGCCGGGCGCGGGGTGCCGGTGTCGGGCGGGCGCTCACCACCGACCTGATCGCCTGGGCGCGGCGGAGCGGGTTCGCGGCCGTGCAGTTCAACGCCGTCGTGGAGACGAACGCGGCCGCCGTCCGGCTCTACGAGAGCCTCGCGTTCGTCACCCTCGGCGTCGCGCCTCGGGCGTTCCGCCACCCCGTCCTGGGCGAGGTCGGTCTCCGGATCATGTGGCTGGACCTGTAG
- a CDS encoding phosphotransferase produces the protein MDRRAGTPTIDAELARRRVDTQFPRWADLRLRLLDPAGSDHVIYRLGEELTVRLPRHTGAITQVRKEAEWLPRLAPHLPLAVPEPVAVGEPDFGYPWSWAVSRWLPGEVATVEGLSESHEAAGALAGFLAALHRFDAEPAEDLLTAGGRLSAVIDFGELGVGDPARDLVIACTLMSAGTRATFRAALDVDDPTWTRGRGRALETGLNAYVAHAAVNPRVAAQTTRQITQALAG, from the coding sequence GTGGACCGGCGGGCGGGCACCCCGACCATCGACGCCGAACTGGCGAGGCGGCGCGTCGACACCCAGTTCCCGCGGTGGGCGGACCTGCGGCTGCGCCTGCTGGACCCGGCCGGTTCCGACCACGTGATCTACCGGCTGGGCGAGGAGCTGACCGTCCGGCTGCCCCGCCACACCGGCGCGATCACGCAGGTGCGCAAGGAGGCCGAGTGGTTGCCCCGGCTCGCCCCGCACCTGCCGCTGGCCGTCCCGGAACCGGTGGCGGTGGGCGAACCGGACTTCGGCTACCCGTGGTCGTGGGCCGTGTCCCGCTGGCTGCCCGGCGAGGTGGCGACGGTCGAGGGCCTGTCCGAGTCGCACGAGGCCGCCGGCGCGCTGGCCGGTTTTCTGGCCGCGCTGCACCGGTTCGACGCCGAACCGGCCGAGGACCTGCTGACGGCCGGCGGCAGGCTGAGCGCCGTCATCGACTTCGGTGAGCTCGGGGTCGGCGACCCGGCGCGTGACCTGGTCATCGCCTGCACGCTCATGTCGGCCGGGACGCGAGCCACGTTCCGCGCCGCGCTCGACGTGGACGATCCCACGTGGACCCGAGGCCGCGGCCGGGCTCTGGAGACCGGGTTGAACGCGTATGTCGCTCACGCCGCCGTGAATCCCCGGGTCGCCGCGCAGACCACCCGTCAGATCACCCAGGCGCTCGCGGGCTGA
- a CDS encoding DUF4342 domain-containing protein — translation MSETRSESTRNPVDSVVDAVRGLVSEGINRRVVVRDSKDDVVLEVPVALGLVAALAAPVATTIGAGVALVGKCGISLEDRRGPVSEPATTVEADAERV, via the coding sequence ATGAGCGAAACCAGGTCCGAGTCCACCCGCAACCCCGTCGACTCCGTGGTCGACGCCGTGCGCGGGCTGGTCAGCGAAGGCATCAACCGTCGTGTGGTTGTGCGTGACAGCAAGGACGACGTGGTGCTGGAGGTGCCGGTGGCTCTCGGGTTGGTCGCGGCACTGGCCGCCCCGGTGGCCACGACGATCGGCGCCGGTGTCGCGCTGGTCGGCAAGTGCGGGATCTCGCTCGAGGACCGCAGGGGGCCCGTCAGCGAGCCCGCGACGACCGTCGAGGCCGACGCCGAGCGGGTGTAG
- a CDS encoding alpha/beta fold hydrolase — protein MDVVSRNNVVVTGNETGPAVLLAHGFGCDQNLWRLIVPPLAEKYRVVLFDHVGAGRSELSAWSPERYGTLDGYADDVLRICRELELRDVVLVGHSVSAMIAVLAANREPERFAKLVLLTPSPCYVDDGDYRGGFSRADIGELLDALESNYLGWSAAMAPVIMDNPDRPELGDELANSFCRTDPAIARVFARTTFLSDNRADLAAVEVPTLVVQCARDAIAPREVGQFVHDQIRGSELVTLDAVGHCPQLSAPEPTAEAIMAFVSGR, from the coding sequence GTGGACGTCGTCAGCAGGAACAACGTGGTCGTGACCGGCAACGAGACCGGGCCGGCGGTGCTGCTCGCGCACGGTTTCGGCTGTGACCAGAACCTGTGGCGGCTGATCGTCCCCCCGCTCGCCGAGAAGTACCGGGTCGTGCTGTTCGACCACGTCGGCGCGGGCCGGTCGGAGCTGTCGGCGTGGTCGCCCGAGCGGTACGGCACCCTCGACGGGTATGCCGACGACGTGCTGAGGATCTGCCGCGAGCTGGAGCTGCGCGACGTCGTGCTGGTCGGTCACTCGGTCAGCGCGATGATCGCGGTGCTCGCCGCGAACCGGGAGCCGGAGCGGTTCGCGAAGCTGGTGCTGCTGACGCCGTCACCGTGCTATGTGGACGACGGCGACTACCGGGGTGGGTTCAGCCGCGCGGACATCGGCGAGCTGCTCGACGCGCTGGAGTCGAACTACCTCGGCTGGTCGGCGGCGATGGCACCGGTGATCATGGACAACCCCGACCGTCCCGAGCTGGGCGACGAGCTCGCGAACAGCTTCTGCCGCACCGACCCGGCGATCGCGCGGGTGTTCGCGCGGACCACGTTCCTGTCCGACAACCGCGCCGACCTGGCCGCGGTCGAGGTGCCCACGCTCGTGGTGCAGTGCGCCCGGGACGCCATCGCGCCGCGCGAGGTCGGGCAGTTCGTCCACGACCAGATCCGGGGCAGCGAGCTGGTGACGCTGGACGCGGTCGGGCACTGTCCACAGCTCAGCGCCCCGGAACCGACGGCGGAGGCGATCATGGCGTTCGTGAGCGGCCGGTGA
- a CDS encoding PP2C family protein-serine/threonine phosphatase: MCASGDLPEAGDRDETGPIFSSLLEDSAEDLYDNAPCGYVSTMLDGTVAKINATLLRWLGHERAAVVGRMSFSDLLTVGGRIYYETHFAPLLQMQGEIGGVALELKTAGGGRLPVLLTSSVKTGADGEAQLVRTTVFDARDRRAYEQELLRARDQAERERDRVQKLARTLQQTLLPPVLPVVPGMQAAAYYHPASLDEVGGDFYDLFPLTGDSWGFFLGDVSGKGENAAVVTSLVRYTLRGAAAFYPDPTSVLGHLNTVLYQAYQDAYPRFCTVVYGSIRPDGDGAVITLAGGGHTPAVVLRADGGSSLLHLHGGQLVGALPEARFVVTDVRLEPGDAILLYTDGLTEARTGVDSWYSEEDLRDHLSGLTPATAPEVIDAVNTLLERLGDGVEDDTALLALSVPSPEGGRA; encoded by the coding sequence ATGTGCGCGTCGGGCGACCTGCCCGAGGCCGGCGACCGCGACGAGACCGGGCCGATCTTCTCGTCCCTGCTGGAGGACAGCGCGGAGGACCTCTACGACAACGCGCCGTGCGGGTACGTGTCGACCATGCTCGACGGCACCGTCGCGAAGATCAACGCGACGCTGCTGCGCTGGCTCGGCCACGAGCGCGCCGCGGTGGTGGGCCGCATGAGCTTCTCCGACCTGCTCACCGTCGGCGGCCGGATCTACTACGAGACGCACTTCGCGCCGTTGCTGCAGATGCAGGGTGAGATCGGCGGTGTCGCACTGGAGCTGAAGACGGCCGGGGGAGGCCGGTTGCCGGTGCTGCTGACCTCGTCCGTCAAGACCGGTGCCGACGGGGAGGCGCAGCTGGTCCGGACCACGGTGTTCGACGCACGGGACCGGCGCGCGTACGAGCAGGAGCTGTTGCGTGCGCGTGACCAGGCGGAACGCGAACGCGACCGGGTGCAGAAGCTCGCCAGGACGCTGCAGCAGACCCTGCTGCCGCCGGTCCTGCCGGTGGTGCCGGGGATGCAGGCGGCCGCCTACTACCACCCGGCGTCGCTCGACGAGGTCGGTGGCGACTTCTACGACCTGTTCCCGCTGACCGGGGACTCGTGGGGGTTCTTCCTCGGCGACGTGTCCGGCAAGGGGGAGAACGCGGCCGTGGTGACCTCGCTCGTCCGGTACACCCTGCGCGGGGCGGCGGCGTTCTACCCGGATCCCACGAGCGTGCTGGGGCACCTGAACACCGTGCTCTACCAGGCCTACCAGGACGCGTACCCGCGGTTCTGCACGGTCGTCTACGGCAGCATCCGCCCCGACGGCGACGGTGCCGTGATCACGCTGGCCGGTGGCGGGCACACACCGGCCGTGGTGCTCCGGGCGGACGGCGGCTCGTCGTTGCTGCACCTGCACGGCGGGCAGCTGGTCGGTGCGCTGCCCGAAGCTCGCTTCGTCGTCACGGATGTCCGCCTGGAGCCGGGCGACGCCATCCTCCTCTACACCGACGGCCTCACCGAGGCGCGGACCGGCGTGGACAGCTGGTACAGCGAGGAAGACCTGCGCGACCACCTGAGCGGCCTGACGCCGGCCACGGCGCCCGAGGTGATCGACGCGGTGAACACCCTGCTGGAACGTCTCGGCGACGGCGTCGAGGACGACACCGCTCTGCTGGCGTTGAGCGTCCCCTCCCCGGAAGGCGGCCGAGCGTGA
- a CDS encoding ATP-binding protein yields MPAEQRTAATGADGWSTLELVSAVPDTAKVRRWAECVLADLVEDDLVDVLLVLTELASNVFDHARFPARLKLRRSAEPCVVSIVAEDASPVMPRMQPSTPDSVRSRGLVIVNQLSEQWGVVRRPAGKSVWAVMPCATVS; encoded by the coding sequence ATGCCAGCAGAGCAACGAACTGCCGCGACCGGCGCGGACGGGTGGAGCACGCTGGAGCTCGTCAGCGCTGTTCCCGACACCGCGAAGGTGCGCCGGTGGGCCGAGTGCGTCCTGGCGGACCTGGTCGAGGACGATCTCGTCGACGTGCTCCTGGTGCTCACCGAGCTCGCCTCCAACGTGTTCGACCACGCTCGGTTCCCCGCACGCCTGAAGCTCCGCAGGTCGGCAGAGCCCTGCGTCGTCAGCATCGTGGCCGAGGACGCGTCGCCCGTCATGCCCAGGATGCAACCGTCCACACCGGACTCGGTGCGCAGCCGCGGGCTGGTGATCGTGAACCAGCTGTCCGAGCAGTGGGGCGTGGTCCGGCGCCCGGCGGGCAAGTCCGTGTGGGCTGTCATGCCCTGCGCGACGGTGTCCTGA
- a CDS encoding cold-shock protein, which produces MTRGTVKWFNGSKGFGFIAPEGGGPDVFVHHSEVQEYSYQGIPDKQPVEFEINQSDKGPQARSVRVL; this is translated from the coding sequence ATGACTCGAGGAACCGTGAAGTGGTTCAACGGCAGCAAGGGGTTCGGCTTCATCGCCCCCGAGGGCGGCGGGCCGGACGTCTTCGTGCACCACTCCGAGGTGCAGGAGTACTCCTACCAGGGCATCCCGGACAAGCAGCCGGTGGAGTTCGAGATCAACCAGAGCGACAAGGGGCCGCAGGCCAGGTCCGTCCGCGTTCTGTGA
- a CDS encoding TetR/AcrR family transcriptional regulator, which translates to MSEKDRRTTKQRMLDSAVLLLRERGAAGVTVDAVLAHSGAPRGSVYHHFPGGRNEMVLGAVRQAGDYIIAMVSESAASGDVQQMVERLVTFWKRALTKTDYRAGCPVAAMAQDSRDLVPGAADVVREIFAQWRAGLAEVLSAGGFAEQRAQRLATLVVSAVEGAVILCRAQRDLGPLDDVLAEMTPLLQRRD; encoded by the coding sequence ATGAGCGAGAAAGATCGGCGGACCACCAAGCAGCGGATGCTCGACAGCGCCGTGCTGCTGCTGCGCGAACGCGGCGCGGCCGGCGTGACGGTCGACGCGGTGCTGGCGCACAGCGGGGCGCCGCGCGGGTCCGTCTACCACCACTTCCCCGGCGGCCGGAACGAGATGGTCCTGGGCGCGGTGCGTCAGGCTGGCGACTACATCATCGCGATGGTCAGCGAGTCCGCGGCGAGCGGCGACGTGCAGCAGATGGTGGAGCGCCTGGTCACCTTCTGGAAGCGCGCCCTGACCAAGACCGACTACCGGGCCGGCTGCCCCGTCGCCGCCATGGCGCAGGACAGCCGAGACCTCGTCCCCGGCGCCGCGGACGTGGTGCGGGAGATCTTCGCCCAATGGCGGGCCGGTCTCGCCGAAGTGCTGTCCGCCGGTGGTTTCGCCGAACAACGGGCGCAGCGGCTCGCGACGCTGGTCGTGTCCGCGGTCGAAGGCGCCGTCATCCTCTGCCGCGCGCAGCGCGACCTGGGCCCGCTCGACGACGTGCTCGCCGAGATGACGCCCCTCCTCCAGCGTCGAGACTAG
- a CDS encoding molybdopterin-dependent oxidoreductase, with protein MWKPSACILCECNCGIEVLVGDDGRSFDKIRGDKLHPASAGYTCNKALRLGLHQNGNTGRITHPLRRKEDGTFEEIGWDTAISEIAARLGAIRDTCGGETIFYYGGGGQGNHLGGAYSPATLAAFGARYRSSALAQEKTGEFWVSARMLGNMTRADFEHCEVALFVGKNPYQSHGFPRARSVLKEIAKDPARSMVVIDPVRTETAELADFHLQVRPGTDVYLLTALAAVLVQEDLVAADWLAEHADGLDAVTAVLRQVPVSEYCVTADVDETLVRAVAARIAAADSVAVFEDLGVQMNRDSTLVSYVEKLVWLLTGNFGKRGAQYVPSSLVPLGRDRGYPDGQGPRSPVVGAKIISGLVPCNVIAEEILTDHPARYRAMLVESANPAHSLADSATMREALAALELVVVIDVAMTETARLAHYVLPAPTQFEKFEATFFNFDFPRNVFHLRHPVVAAPEGVLPEPEIHARLVEASGALTEEDYAPLRAAAQAGRAEFAQAFLGVLADPAKRRLAPVLLYRTLGPTLPHDASAAAVLWMAAHECARKNPAGVEKAGYGTGLEAGERLFEAIVNGPHGVHITHDDHDASWRRLLRGRINLDVPELLSAVAALRDRAVPQQDPDWPFVLSAGERRAFTANTIMRDPSWRRRDPDGRLRMSVTDATRLGVTTGDRVRLTTRRGSAEVAVDTTDTMRAGHISLPNGLGLTVRERTGVAPNELTAAEDRDEWAGTPWHKHVPARLEPIGPEAL; from the coding sequence ATGTGGAAACCCAGCGCCTGCATCCTCTGCGAGTGCAACTGCGGGATCGAGGTCCTCGTCGGTGACGACGGCCGGTCGTTCGACAAGATCCGCGGCGACAAGCTGCACCCCGCCTCGGCCGGCTACACCTGCAACAAGGCGCTGCGCCTCGGCCTGCACCAGAACGGGAACACCGGCCGGATCACGCACCCGTTGCGGCGCAAGGAGGACGGCACGTTCGAAGAGATCGGCTGGGACACCGCGATCAGCGAGATCGCCGCGCGCCTGGGCGCCATCAGGGACACCTGCGGCGGTGAGACGATCTTCTACTACGGTGGCGGCGGCCAGGGCAACCACCTCGGCGGCGCGTACTCGCCCGCCACGCTGGCCGCGTTCGGCGCCCGCTACCGCTCGTCCGCCCTGGCGCAGGAGAAGACCGGCGAGTTCTGGGTCAGCGCCCGCATGCTCGGCAACATGACCCGCGCGGACTTCGAGCACTGCGAGGTCGCGCTGTTCGTGGGCAAGAACCCCTACCAGTCGCACGGCTTCCCGCGCGCCCGCTCGGTGCTCAAGGAGATCGCCAAGGACCCGGCCAGGTCGATGGTCGTGATCGACCCCGTGCGCACCGAGACCGCCGAACTGGCCGACTTCCACCTCCAGGTCCGGCCCGGCACCGACGTCTACCTGCTGACGGCGCTCGCCGCCGTGCTGGTGCAGGAGGACCTGGTCGCCGCCGACTGGCTCGCCGAGCACGCGGACGGCCTCGACGCCGTCACCGCGGTCCTGCGGCAGGTCCCGGTGAGCGAGTACTGCGTCACCGCCGACGTCGACGAGACGCTGGTGCGCGCGGTCGCCGCCCGGATCGCCGCCGCGGACTCCGTCGCCGTGTTCGAGGACCTCGGCGTCCAGATGAACCGCGACTCCACGCTCGTGAGCTACGTCGAGAAGCTGGTCTGGCTGCTCACCGGCAACTTCGGCAAGCGGGGCGCCCAGTACGTGCCGTCCAGCCTGGTGCCGCTCGGCCGCGACCGCGGGTACCCCGACGGCCAGGGGCCGCGCAGCCCGGTCGTGGGCGCGAAGATCATCTCCGGTCTCGTGCCGTGCAACGTGATCGCCGAGGAGATCCTCACCGACCACCCGGCCCGCTACCGGGCGATGCTGGTGGAGAGCGCGAACCCGGCGCACTCCCTGGCCGACTCGGCCACGATGCGCGAGGCGCTCGCGGCGCTGGAGCTCGTGGTCGTCATCGACGTGGCGATGACCGAGACCGCGCGCCTGGCCCACTACGTGCTGCCCGCGCCGACCCAGTTCGAGAAGTTCGAGGCGACCTTCTTCAACTTCGACTTCCCGCGCAACGTCTTCCACCTGCGCCACCCCGTCGTGGCCGCACCGGAGGGCGTGCTGCCGGAACCGGAGATCCACGCCCGGCTCGTCGAGGCCTCCGGTGCGCTGACCGAGGAGGACTACGCGCCGTTGCGCGCGGCGGCCCAGGCCGGACGGGCGGAGTTCGCACAGGCGTTCCTCGGTGTCCTCGCGGACCCGGCGAAACGGCGGCTCGCGCCCGTCCTGCTGTACCGCACGCTCGGCCCGACGCTCCCGCACGACGCCTCGGCGGCGGCGGTGCTGTGGATGGCCGCGCACGAGTGCGCCCGCAAGAACCCGGCCGGCGTGGAGAAAGCGGGCTACGGCACGGGTCTGGAGGCGGGTGAGCGGCTGTTCGAGGCGATCGTCAACGGCCCGCACGGCGTGCACATCACCCACGACGACCACGACGCCTCGTGGCGGCGCCTGCTCCGCGGCCGGATCAACCTCGACGTGCCGGAACTGCTCAGCGCGGTGGCCGCGCTGCGCGACCGGGCGGTCCCGCAGCAGGACCCGGACTGGCCGTTCGTCCTGTCCGCGGGCGAACGACGGGCGTTCACGGCCAACACGATCATGCGCGACCCCAGCTGGCGGCGGCGTGACCCGGACGGCCGCCTGCGCATGAGCGTCACCGACGCGACCCGGCTCGGCGTCACCACCGGCGACCGGGTCCGGCTCACCACCCGGCGCGGCAGCGCGGAGGTGGCGGTGGACACGACGGACACCATGCGCGCCGGCCACATCTCGCTGCCCAACGGCCTCGGGCTCACGGTGCGGGAACGCACGGGCGTCGCCCCCAACGAGCTGACCGCCGCCGAGGACCGCGACGAGTGGGCGGGCACCCCGTGGCACAAGCACGTGCCGGCCAGGCTCGAACCGATCGGGCCGGAAGCGCTCTGA
- a CDS encoding GH12 family glycosyl hydrolase domain-containing protein — MNPAAQIAFRVAVAFVVLGLGGASVAAVVGLVLNNVGTAAAAKVSLCAKDAVAPAGGKDYLAQNNVWGADTPQCVTVGDQSLRIDSAGHDVSPEGAPAATPSLVRGCHWHECTDVGDLPVQVSAMPRITSDWVSRQVDTGIFNAAYVVWFHSGPVANGTPDSAEVVIWLRSRGGVRPGGTLLAGETPIAGARWNVWLDRDQGRVRITYERVGEVTSVRGLDISAFTQDSVGRGQISPDWYLIAVEAGFNLWRGGAGNEIQNFSVEVDGG, encoded by the coding sequence ATGAACCCCGCCGCCCAGATCGCCTTCCGCGTCGCCGTCGCGTTCGTGGTGCTCGGCCTGGGCGGTGCGTCCGTCGCCGCGGTCGTCGGCCTGGTGCTGAACAACGTGGGCACCGCGGCCGCGGCGAAGGTCTCGCTCTGCGCCAAGGACGCCGTCGCCCCGGCGGGCGGGAAGGACTACCTGGCCCAGAACAACGTCTGGGGCGCCGACACACCCCAGTGCGTCACCGTCGGCGACCAGTCGCTGCGGATCGACAGCGCCGGGCACGACGTGTCACCGGAGGGTGCCCCCGCCGCCACCCCGTCACTGGTCAGGGGCTGCCACTGGCACGAGTGCACCGACGTCGGCGACCTGCCGGTCCAGGTGTCGGCGATGCCCCGCATCACCAGCGACTGGGTGAGCAGGCAGGTCGACACCGGGATCTTCAACGCCGCCTACGTCGTGTGGTTCCACAGCGGCCCCGTCGCGAACGGCACCCCGGACAGCGCCGAGGTGGTGATCTGGCTGCGCAGCCGCGGCGGTGTCCGCCCCGGTGGGACCCTGCTGGCCGGAGAGACGCCGATCGCGGGCGCCCGGTGGAACGTGTGGCTCGACCGCGACCAGGGCCGGGTGCGGATCACCTATGAACGCGTCGGTGAGGTCACCTCCGTCCGCGGTCTCGACATCAGCGCGTTCACCCAGGACTCCGTCGGGCGCGGCCAGATCTCCCCGGACTGGTACCTGATCGCGGTCGAGGCCGGGTTCAACCTGTGGCGCGGGGGAGCGGGCAACGAGATCCAGAACTTCTCCGTGGAGGTGGACGGCGGCTAG